CTTCTATTCGATGCAAAAACGTCTGGATCTCATGTTGCGTGAAAACAGAATGGCTGTTTTTTCTTGATTCCCGATTTGCACTGTGCCAGACCATATTCAGATATTTATTCTCGATCTCCGGAATCTCATCCGGCGTCAACATTTCAAAAAACCGGTCAAACCGAATTTCCGTCACTTCACCATATAATCTGTCATAATGTATCGTGCAATAAATACGCATACGAAAAACACCCCTTTGCCTGGCATTGACAAAGAGGTGTTTCTCGTATAGGGCTATTATATGATTTTATTTCAAAAACGCAAAAGCGTTCTTGCCGGCAATCTATTTCTCATCCAGAGCTGGCTCGATCAGAATCTTGTAGAAGAATTCCGAATGATCTGCCATGATCTTCACTGCATCATATGTCTTAGACAGCGGCAGTCTGTGGGAAATGATCGGTGCTGTCTTGATCTTTCCGCTGCTCAGTGCTTCAAGAGCGATATCCCATGCGTTGTGTGGAAGTCTCTTGAATTCGAAACTCCATGTACCTTTGATGGTGATCTGTCCACGAAGGATTTTCTCGTATGTCGGGTTGGTGATTTCCAGAGATTTTGTCGGTCTTCCTACCAGTCCCATACGTCCGCCGCTCTTTAACAGTGCGATTGCCTGATTGAATACAACACCTGCTCCGGATGCCTCGAATACAGCGTCCAGTCCATTGCCGTTTGTCTTTTCTTTAATAATTGCTTCTGCATCTTCTTCAGCACTGCAGATTGCATCTACCAGACCCATTTCCTTTGCAACTGCAACTTTCTTCGGATCCAGATCGATTGCGAATACATGAGCTGCTCCAAATGCCTTTGCCCACTGTGCTACGAAGATACCGATTGCTCCCAGTCCGTATACAGCTACGTCTTCTCCAACCTTTACTTCGTTGTTGGATACTACATGGAGTGCAACAGAGATCGGCTCCAGGAATGCAACAGATTCTTCATCTACATTATCCGGTACGAATACCAGGTTCTTCTCCGGTACTTTTACATACTCAGCGAAACCACCATCATTTCTGGATCCCAGAAAATCATAATGCTCGCACAGAGCAAACTGTCCAACTTCACAGAATTTACAGGTACGGCATGGAATCAACGGAATAACTGCAACTCTCTTACCGATGATGTCTTTAGATACGCTTTCTCCAACTTCAGTGATTGTGCCACCAAATTCATGTCCCGGAATGGTCGGGAAGTGATAAGTTCCCTGTGTCAGAACACGCGGGATATCAGATCCGCATACTCCACAGGCAGATACTTTTACCAGAACATCTTCTGCTCCAAGTTCCGGTATCGGAACCTGCTCATATCTTAAATCATTAGGGGCATGTAAGTTAGCTGCGTACATCATTTTCTGCATAATAAACTCCTCCGTTTATGCTGAAACTTTTTTATTTCTAATTTTATCTTTCTTATTTATTGAATTTCAAAACCTTATTCCAGGTTTGCGTGCTTTCTCCAGAGGCTGTGTAAGTCTGTAATTCCTTCTTTGTCTACGATCAACAGTGCGATCATATCTCCGAGAAGAAGCAGACTCTGCTCAAACAAGCTGCTCATTACCTGGTTTGATTTTATCTCATCCGGAAGATCCAGTTTGGTGCTGCATGGGATTCTTACGAACAGATCTTCGTAAGGAGTCATACTGCTGTTTGCATTGGATCCGATATGCGCGATCTTTGCATTATATTTCTTTGCAATCTTAACGATAGCAACCGGAACTGCACTTTCTCCGGATCCTGATCCAACGATCAGAAGGTCTTTGTCTGTGATTGCAGGCTCATCGATAGCACCAACAAAGTTTGCCTCGATTCCAAGATGGTTCAGTCTCTTTGTGAAAGCCTGAAGCATCAGAAGCACTCTTCCCACGCCAACTACGAATACCTTTTCGGCGCTACAGATCATCTCTGTCAGCTCTACTACCTGTTTTTCATCTACTGTATCAAACACGCCCTGAAGTTCGCTTAAAACGGTCTGTTTTGCCTGTGTAAAATCCATGAATCTTATTCCTCCTACCGATTCATCCTCTGATTCAGCCGATTTCACTCTCCGACTCTTCCGAAAATTTCCATCATCTTCTGTCAGAGATTGTCCATCGCCTTTTCCTCAGATTTCTTTTATTACTCTATCGATTTTCTTCAATTAACTTTATAAAAGATGCCTTGTAACGGGATACGTCTGTTGTCAGAGTCAATCCCACCTGGTTGATGGTAAACAGCTGATTGATGGACCAGTCGAAGATTCCAAGCAGGAATACAGGATCCTGCAACACTTCCGGCTTGTCTGCGATCAGTTCATTCATCTTCATATCCAGCGCTGCAAAGTTCTTCTGGAACTTTTTCAGGTATCCTTTTTGAATACTGTCTTCTCCCAGGATATCTGTGATATGTTCTGTGATATATTTGTTGAAATCGATTTTCTTCTTCACGTTTTATATTCTCCTTACTCGTTGTCAAGAGCAGCACTGTAAATTGCTTTACAGATAACGATCTCGTGATCGTGGATCTGATCGAAGAGTTTCTTCATTCCCTCGATACCAGCCTTGTGTGTGATCAGGTCACCTACCTCCAGTTTTCCTTCACTGATCATCTGTACCGTGTATTTCCACTCATTGATCGGTGTCTCAGAATAGCTGGAGTTCCAGATTCCAAGCATGTTCAGTTCTTTTCTCAGGATCAGGCTGTGGTTTGCCAGTTCGATCTTTGTATCAGTATGCGGGTTACCCATCCATACAAGATTTCCACCGATTCTTGTACACTGGATTGCATTGTTCAATCCTGCAGAGCTTCCTGTTCCTTCTACAACAACGTCCATTCCACGTCCGTTTGTCATTTCATTGACACGTGCTACTACATCTTCTTTGATACTGTTGATTACAGTAAATCCTCTATCTTCTGCAAATTTTACTTTTACATCATCAATATCTACCAGTGCAACTTCTTTTGCTCCAAAGATTTTTGCCCATCTTGCCATCATAATACCGATCGGGCCTGCTCCGAAGATCAATACAGTCTGTCCTGCATTTACTCCACCTCTTCTCAGTGCATGCTGAGCAACACAGGCCGGCTCTGTCATACACAGCTCTTCCAGGTTGATATCCTGATTCTGAGCTTCTACAAGGTGCCAACGGGACGGTACCAGACAATACTGAGCGAATCCACCGTTGTTACGGGATCCTAAGTATCCATAGTTCTGGCACTGGCAGTAATTTCCAATTTCACATGGGTCACAATTGCGGCATGGAATCAACGGGAATACAGCAACTTTCTTACCGATCACATCTTTGTCTTTCTCGTTACCTACTGCTACAACTTCTCCGGAAAATTCATGTCCTGTTACTACCGGATATACTCTTGTTCCCAATTCGTATACACGCGGAATATCGGAACCACAAATTCCACAGGCACCGATTTTTACAAGAATCTCATCACCCTTCGGTGTTGGTGTCTCAATCTCTTCACATCTGAAATCATTAATTGCGTGTAATACCATTGCTTTCATAATCTTACTCTTCCTCTCTCTAATTCGTACGAATAAACTATTTCCAATAACTTCCTGTACATTTTACCTGAATGTACCTCTATTCTTCTCTTATCCTTAACCTTTACGTGGAAGAGACTGCCTTGGAAGCTTTCGCCTCAAGAACAGTCTCCAATTTTAGCTTTCAGCTGATTCTTAGATGTCTTTCAGTTCGTAGCGCTTTTCAGCCGGAATGATCTGAATTGCAACATCGATTCCCTTTGCCTGGAAATCTTTAATGCACTGACGCTCTTCCGGAGAAGCAGATACATTCTTATAAAGAGTGGTACGCTCTGCGTTCTTTCCCATTCCTCCGATGTTGACTGCCTTGATGTCGATTCCAGCATCGACAATCTTTCTCAGGCTCAGTGGGGATTTGCAAAGGATATAACTCGGAACTTTCAGTCCTTCCTGAAGTTTAGCTACTGCATCATCTTCAGATAAAGCAACTACCTTTACTCCCTTCGGAGCAGCATTCTGAAGAACAAACAACATAAAGTCGTCTTTTGCAACTCTGTCATCAACAACGATGATCTCGTCTGCACGCAGTGTCTTCATCCAGGCTGTCATAACCTGTCCATGGATCAAACGATCGTCTACTCTTACCAACAATAAATTTTCCATACTATCGTCTCCTTATATTGTGAATTTTTAGGGTTGCCAAATTTTAACCAATTGCAATCTGATCGATTCCGTTGCCGGCCTCATTCAGTGCATTGTCAAAAATCTCATCAATCTTTCCATTGCTTCTGTCATCGAATACAATGCTCATCAACATTGGAAGATTCATTCCTGTTGCAACTTTGATATTTTTTCCTTTAAATACCAATCCGGCACTTCTGTTGTAAGGAGTACCACCCTTTAAGTCTGTCAGAACGATCACACCATTTCCGTCATCTACCTTATCGATGGCAGCTTCCAGAATTTCGTCATATTCTTCTGCAGATACGCCGGGACGAAGAGGAGCTACTTCACAGTTCTCGATCTCTCCGGTAAACATCTCCGTTGTTCCTTTTAAACCAACGCAAAATTCCCCATGACTTGCAATCACAATTCCTATCATTTTAATTCCTCTTTTAAGCTCTTTCTAAATCCTAAATCCTCTATACAGGATAAATCCTGATCGGCAAATTGCCGTTGTTTTCGATGTTAAAAGTTTTAAAAAGGGGCTGCAAGGCAGCCCCCTTATGTAATTTATGCTGCTGTCTGACCAAGAATTCCAAGCAGTGAGCATACGATACCAAATACAAAGATAATACCGATTACTACTGTTGGGTTCATCTTCTTCTTTCCGATCATCCACCATACTAACATGGTGATAACAAGCGGAATGACACCAGGAAGCAGTGTATCGAACATATCCTGTACAACTACTTCTACATTACCTGACATAAACTTAAGCGGACAAGAAACCGTAACTCGTGAATATGCCATGTTTCCGACTACGATCAAACCTACAATAGAGAATGCTTCTGTGATACGATCGATCACACCACTCTGCAGAAGCTGTACGATAGCGGAACGTCCCTGTTTGTAACCCAGCATAAAGCAGTTATATCCAAACAGGATCATAAGTACTTTGTAAACAATTTCAAACATGATTGGTCCTGCATAGTTTCCATCAAGAGCGAAACTACAGCAGATACCTGCCAAGATCGGGTAACATACTGCCTGAGAAATTGTATCACCGATACCAGCCATAGGTCCCATCAGACCAGTTCTCAGAGCGTTGACGTCTTCACCTGTGATTTCAGCGCCGTTAGCGATCTGCTCTTCCATGGAGATTGTAATACCGTGGATAACAGTACCCATCCATGACGGCTCTGTGTTGAAGAATACCATGTATTTCTTCAGTGCTTCAACCTGTTCCTCTTCAGTATCATACAGTTTTCTAACAACTGTGATCATCTGGTTTGTGTTACCAAGAGCCTGAAGACGTTCGTAGTTGTAACATGTCTCACTTGAATAAGTAAGTGCCCAAGCTTTCACGAGGGTCTTTTTGTCAAGCTGTTTCTTCAATTCTGCCATTTATGCTTCCTCCTTTCCTGCTCCAAAGAAGTACATAATTACTGCGATACATGTACCGAATACGAACAAGGACATTGTATCCAGTCCAAGGTATACAGTAGCAAAGTAACCTACGAAGAAGAAAGCAATAAGCTTTTTCTTTCCGATGTAGTTCAACAGCATTGCAATACCTAATGCCGGCATGATGGAACCTACAAGGTTCAAAGCATCGATCAGCCACTGTGGAACTGCACTCAGAGCACTCTCAGCCCAGCTTGCTCCAAGAACAACCATCAGGAATGCAGGAATTCCATAAAGAACTGCTGCGGTTAAGAATGATGGTAAGTAGTTCATCAAACGTACCATTTTGATATTTCCTTTTTCAAGGAACTTATCAGCCTGGTGTACCCAGAGAGCATTGATTGTCATGTAAGCCTGGTTAATCAGGATACCTACAAGTGACAGTGTTACGGCAAATGTTGTTGCCATTGTCGGATCAGCACCAGACAGTACGGTAAGTGCTGTACCGAAGATACCTGCAACCATCAGGTTACCCGGCATAGATCCTCCAGCTGTAATCCATCCAAGATAGGTCAGCTGAATGTATGCAGCTGCCTGCATACCTACCAAAGGTTCTCCCAGGATGACACCTGTCAGGAAACCTGACCAGATAGGATAAAGCCATGTCCTGGTAACAAGGTGGCAGAACCACCACTGGCTGCCGATAGCCAGAAGCGCGATTAATAACGCCTGCAAGTAAATCATAAGGACACCTCCTCAAAAAAATAGTAATAATAGAGTTATTTAATTACCGCAATCCCTTGCGAATAATTACAAAATCAGGATTCCGTTCAGTCTTTCTGTGAACGGATCAGCGCCAATACGCTGTCGAGAGCTTCTTTTTCATCGGCTCCCTCTGCCTGGATCTTCAGTTCTGTTCCCTGCATCAGTGCTGCAGTCAGAATCTGAAATGGATCTCTGGCATCAATTCTTTCATCTTCTTTGATGAATGTTACAGAACTTTGGTAGTTCTCCAGAAGTTCTTTCATTTGAGCAGCTACCCGAATGTGGATTCCCATTCGGTTTGTAACAGTAAATTCAACTTCTTTCATCTCTTTTTCTCCGATCCGTAAAGATTATTTCTTTTCTGCGATCATCCGAAGATTCTTATATAACACATCTTCGTTTTGAGCTTCCAAAAGCCACTCTGTCTTTTCTTTGCTGTCGCAAACTTTTAAGATTTCTTTCAAGACTCCGAAATGTTCTTTTTCATCAACAGATGCCAATACAAATAAAATGTATATCTTCTTATTATGAGGGAAATTAATTCCCCTCGGGATTGTCATCACCGAGACACCGGAACGGAACACACCGCTGGTATCTTTTGCGTGAGTCAGATACACGCCATTGTCGAAGTAAAAATACGCTCCGTATAATTCTACATTTAATATGATAGAATCGATGTAATGACGATTGATGCTTCCGTCTGCAAGCAACGGATACGCCGCCTGGAACACTGCATCTCTCCAGCTCAGTGAAACATCCTTGTCTCCCAGACATTTCACCCGCTCTCTCGTAAGAAGCTGAGTCAGTGTAGAATTCTGGTCTGATCCGAAGAAATGATCTACGATACTTCTCACAGTACCGACTTGCTTCTTCTGGATATAAGGTTTGATCTGATCAAACAGATCGTCACTTAAGCTGCTGACTTCATCTGCCCTGCTCTGCAGGACTTCATTTAATATATTAATATGGTCTGTATTGTCAAATTTCTTTGAGATCAATACATATCCATCGTTAATATCGAGAACCTCTGTGGAAATCACCACTTCATATTTGTTCTTTTCCGCTTCTGTGTACTCTGCTTTGGTAAGAACTTCATGAATCTGTATCAGTGGGATATTGTCTTCAATCCGCTTTTTCAGATTTTCTCTTTTCTTCTCACTCTCGTCGCAGATCAACATACTGCTGTACCGATATTTCTTTGCGGAAGTTCGATGCATATGGGAACTAAAATGAACTGCCAGATATGCGACTTCCTGATCGTCAATCGGACATTGGATGTCATGACTGAACCGATCTGCAACCTTGCGGACCACATTGAAAAGCTCTTCTGCTTCCCGACGAATAATCGTCTCAAGCTCCGATCCGTCATTGATGCCGTAAATGTAACGGTAACTGGAACGGCTCAGATGTTGGGTCAGATCTTCAATCAGTGAACCTCGCTTATCCATGGTCACACCAACCAGTGTCTCAAAATACCCGACCAGCTTTTCCGCAAGTTCTTCGAATATTTCCTCTGTTTCATTGTAAAGGTAATATTCTTTGTTCATTCTGCCGGCCAACAGATGAATACAGATGTAAGCTTTTTCATCATCCGACCGGTCTTTCATATATTTATCGATAATACCATATACATGGCTCCTGCACACATGATCGATGTTCACACAAACCAGAGCGCTTCCTGTTTTCTGTGG
This window of the Mediterraneibacter butyricigenes genome carries:
- a CDS encoding HPr family phosphocarrier protein, encoding MKEVEFTVTNRMGIHIRVAAQMKELLENYQSSVTFIKEDERIDARDPFQILTAALMQGTELKIQAEGADEKEALDSVLALIRSQKD
- a CDS encoding PTS mannose/fructose/sorbose/N-acetylgalactosamine transporter subunit IIC, with the translated sequence MIYLQALLIALLAIGSQWWFCHLVTRTWLYPIWSGFLTGVILGEPLVGMQAAAYIQLTYLGWITAGGSMPGNLMVAGIFGTALTVLSGADPTMATTFAVTLSLVGILINQAYMTINALWVHQADKFLEKGNIKMVRLMNYLPSFLTAAVLYGIPAFLMVVLGASWAESALSAVPQWLIDALNLVGSIMPALGIAMLLNYIGKKKLIAFFFVGYFATVYLGLDTMSLFVFGTCIAVIMYFFGAGKEEA
- a CDS encoding PTS sugar transporter subunit IIA; amino-acid sequence: MLVSIDRRCIKLLQELEKETEFVSIKSLSESLDQTRRQTQYDIYKINSLFEFDKLPPIEAKQHKGVRLMDVHREWLKDLLDQENKKEDSEYNYVLTQEERCAVIICENVLRNGFSTLDDLSEQLMVSKNTIFIDMKIVREKLKEYNIECEFISGKGYLINGEELEKRKVFMYYISSIYGLISDGMLDYLQDEDVKRHIEVLHKIEEELEVHYNKGIIEKLALMLHFSETGENTKWNFPQKTGSALVCVNIDHVCRSHVYGIIDKYMKDRSDDEKAYICIHLLAGRMNKEYYLYNETEEIFEELAEKLVGYFETLVGVTMDKRGSLIEDLTQHLSRSSYRYIYGINDGSELETIIRREAEELFNVVRKVADRFSHDIQCPIDDQEVAYLAVHFSSHMHRTSAKKYRYSSMLICDESEKKRENLKKRIEDNIPLIQIHEVLTKAEYTEAEKNKYEVVISTEVLDINDGYVLISKKFDNTDHINILNEVLQSRADEVSSLSDDLFDQIKPYIQKKQVGTVRSIVDHFFGSDQNSTLTQLLTRERVKCLGDKDVSLSWRDAVFQAAYPLLADGSINRHYIDSIILNVELYGAYFYFDNGVYLTHAKDTSGVFRSGVSVMTIPRGINFPHNKKIYILFVLASVDEKEHFGVLKEILKVCDSKEKTEWLLEAQNEDVLYKNLRMIAEKK
- a CDS encoding galactitol-1-phosphate 5-dehydrogenase — translated: MQKMMYAANLHAPNDLRYEQVPIPELGAEDVLVKVSACGVCGSDIPRVLTQGTYHFPTIPGHEFGGTITEVGESVSKDIIGKRVAVIPLIPCRTCKFCEVGQFALCEHYDFLGSRNDGGFAEYVKVPEKNLVFVPDNVDEESVAFLEPISVALHVVSNNEVKVGEDVAVYGLGAIGIFVAQWAKAFGAAHVFAIDLDPKKVAVAKEMGLVDAICSAEEDAEAIIKEKTNGNGLDAVFEASGAGVVFNQAIALLKSGGRMGLVGRPTKSLEITNPTYEKILRGQITIKGTWSFEFKRLPHNAWDIALEALSSGKIKTAPIISHRLPLSKTYDAVKIMADHSEFFYKILIEPALDEK
- a CDS encoding PTS sugar transporter subunit IIA; its protein translation is MIGIVIASHGEFCVGLKGTTEMFTGEIENCEVAPLRPGVSAEEYDEILEAAIDKVDDGNGVIVLTDLKGGTPYNRSAGLVFKGKNIKVATGMNLPMLMSIVFDDRSNGKIDEIFDNALNEAGNGIDQIAIG
- a CDS encoding PTS sugar transporter subunit IIB, whose product is MENLLLVRVDDRLIHGQVMTAWMKTLRADEIIVVDDRVAKDDFMLFVLQNAAPKGVKVVALSEDDAVAKLQEGLKVPSYILCKSPLSLRKIVDAGIDIKAVNIGGMGKNAERTTLYKNVSASPEERQCIKDFQAKGIDVAIQIIPAEKRYELKDI
- a CDS encoding PTS system mannose/fructose/sorbose family transporter subunit IID; the encoded protein is MAELKKQLDKKTLVKAWALTYSSETCYNYERLQALGNTNQMITVVRKLYDTEEEQVEALKKYMVFFNTEPSWMGTVIHGITISMEEQIANGAEITGEDVNALRTGLMGPMAGIGDTISQAVCYPILAGICCSFALDGNYAGPIMFEIVYKVLMILFGYNCFMLGYKQGRSAIVQLLQSGVIDRITEAFSIVGLIVVGNMAYSRVTVSCPLKFMSGNVEVVVQDMFDTLLPGVIPLVITMLVWWMIGKKKMNPTVVIGIIFVFGIVCSLLGILGQTAA
- the hxlB gene encoding 6-phospho-3-hexuloisomerase → MDFTQAKQTVLSELQGVFDTVDEKQVVELTEMICSAEKVFVVGVGRVLLMLQAFTKRLNHLGIEANFVGAIDEPAITDKDLLIVGSGSGESAVPVAIVKIAKKYNAKIAHIGSNANSSMTPYEDLFVRIPCSTKLDLPDEIKSNQVMSSLFEQSLLLLGDMIALLIVDKEGITDLHSLWRKHANLE
- a CDS encoding galactitol-1-phosphate 5-dehydrogenase — encoded protein: MKAMVLHAINDFRCEEIETPTPKGDEILVKIGACGICGSDIPRVYELGTRVYPVVTGHEFSGEVVAVGNEKDKDVIGKKVAVFPLIPCRNCDPCEIGNYCQCQNYGYLGSRNNGGFAQYCLVPSRWHLVEAQNQDINLEELCMTEPACVAQHALRRGGVNAGQTVLIFGAGPIGIMMARWAKIFGAKEVALVDIDDVKVKFAEDRGFTVINSIKEDVVARVNEMTNGRGMDVVVEGTGSSAGLNNAIQCTRIGGNLVWMGNPHTDTKIELANHSLILRKELNMLGIWNSSYSETPINEWKYTVQMISEGKLEVGDLITHKAGIEGMKKLFDQIHDHEIVICKAIYSAALDNE